A part of Candidatus Babeliaceae bacterium genomic DNA contains:
- a CDS encoding ABC transporter permease translates to MEWYRISAIVLRHLMQIPRDFGKLSNIFYWPLIDLVIFGFTSVWLKNIGVMTAELETVVIAGIVLWQIIVRVNLEISGSMLEEIWSHNMNNLFASPVTLAEWMSSSVVLAFVMTIFVVGYVGCFAWLVNSFVLFNLGWVLVPLIISLFASGLAMGFLAAAILVYYGARIQTLVYMMGFLFMPLSGVTYSLDILPMIMQKIALCLPMAYTFKMLRVFVIDGTIVWTFFAQAMILNSIYLVAALYFFRYMFEKSRAKGLARLVD, encoded by the coding sequence ATGGAATGGTATCGTATCAGCGCTATTGTATTGCGGCATTTAATGCAGATTCCACGAGACTTTGGAAAATTGAGTAATATATTTTATTGGCCGCTTATAGATCTTGTCATATTTGGCTTTACATCAGTATGGTTAAAAAATATTGGCGTCATGACAGCTGAGCTCGAAACGGTCGTTATTGCCGGTATAGTTTTGTGGCAAATTATTGTGAGAGTTAATTTAGAAATTTCTGGCAGTATGCTGGAAGAAATTTGGTCGCACAATATGAATAATTTGTTTGCAAGTCCTGTTACCTTGGCAGAATGGATGTCATCAAGTGTAGTTTTGGCATTTGTCATGACAATTTTTGTGGTGGGTTATGTTGGTTGTTTCGCGTGGTTGGTGAATTCATTTGTACTTTTTAATTTGGGGTGGGTGCTTGTACCACTCATTATTTCTTTGTTTGCTTCTGGTCTTGCGATGGGATTTTTGGCGGCTGCTATTTTAGTGTATTATGGCGCACGCATACAGACGCTTGTATATATGATGGGATTTTTATTTATGCCATTGAGTGGCGTTACGTATAGCCTTGATATTTTGCCCATGATTATGCAAAAAATTGCCTTGTGCTTGCCTATGGCATATACGTTCAAGATGTTAAGGGTTTTTGTCATTGATGGGACAATAGTATGGACTTTTTTTGCACAGGCAATGATATTGAATAGTATCTATCTTGTAGCGGCATTGTATTTTTTCAGATATATGTTTGAAAAAAGTAGAGCAAAGGGTTTAGCGCGTCTTGTTGATTAA
- a CDS encoding ABC transporter ATP-binding protein — protein MSLLTVQGLTKKYADGFIAVNNISFDIKSGEILGLLGPNGAGKTTIITMLLSTLTPTSGRIFYFGKDFFMHRSEILKYVSYASTYVKLPPRLTIWENLDIYGRLYGLSYAQRYDGCKKLLTLFGMWDIRHREMGALSAGQITRVMLVKAFVTQPKIVLLDEPTAALDPDIAIDVRKFILEQQKEHGISVLLTSHNMDEVTEMCDRVLVLKNGAIIAQDTPEKLASTISQARVRLIIAGDMQRVVATMQENNWAHIITDTIVEIFVDEHKIAQLLMHLAHNGIAYEHIAIEKPTLEDYFLHIVKKV, from the coding sequence ATGAGTTTATTGACAGTGCAGGGTTTGACAAAAAAATATGCCGACGGGTTTATAGCGGTGAATAATATCTCGTTTGATATAAAATCAGGCGAGATATTAGGTTTATTAGGGCCCAATGGCGCCGGCAAGACTACTATTATTACTATGTTGCTGAGTACGCTTACGCCAACAAGTGGTCGTATTTTTTATTTTGGTAAAGATTTTTTTATGCATAGATCAGAAATTTTAAAGTATGTTTCTTATGCGAGTACGTATGTTAAATTGCCACCTCGTTTAACCATATGGGAAAATCTTGATATTTATGGAAGATTATATGGGCTGTCTTATGCACAGCGATATGATGGCTGCAAAAAATTGTTAACGTTGTTTGGTATGTGGGATATTCGGCATCGTGAAATGGGTGCATTATCTGCGGGGCAAATAACGCGCGTTATGTTGGTCAAGGCTTTTGTAACCCAGCCTAAAATAGTGTTACTTGATGAGCCAACGGCTGCATTAGACCCCGATATTGCAATTGATGTAAGAAAATTTATTCTAGAACAGCAAAAAGAACATGGCATTTCTGTTTTATTAACCTCTCATAATATGGATGAGGTGACAGAAATGTGCGACCGAGTGCTTGTGCTAAAAAATGGCGCTATTATTGCACAGGATACACCAGAAAAGCTTGCATCAACGATTTCTCAAGCACGAGTTCGATTGATTATTGCTGGTGATATGCAGCGAGTCGTGGCTACTATGCAAGAAAATAATTGGGCGCATATTATTACTGATACCATTGTTGAAATCTTTGTTGATGAGCACAAGATTGCTCAGTTGTTAATGCATTTGGCTCATAATGGTATCGCCTATGAACATATTGCGATAGAAAAGCCGACATTAGAAGATTATTTTTTACATATTGTTAAAAAGGTTTAG
- a CDS encoding WD40 repeat domain-containing protein encodes MRFIVLVLSVNIVNCGSFQPKSLVDMCLRPATQKIIRDLERANNNVLDLDSTEAQEYIDGLKILPADIIRKLSIAALGQLSPKELCRVITLDNKALVCDDLFRDLYSKSISAYDIKIKNDKIISALKAHTIYDGCMSNDHKYFIFRGNCDKGYVIDLMSGDYIFTYDACKAVMINGHDCFFMNFKTVEKYNIDSRIRNTVYEQAKTSFFRDKIISVGDGIGIIERSFHYYTNNNSLIIVDKDGSAKAFHVAVDDDLFISDKKNLIALVANGVLSVYKLTQDLLQPVATIVPNKSIASITFSPCSNYVAYGTDKTDGNVYIVDIKSKQTIAVITVCKKNTFPIVRLSWANDNASLIVEDGLRKIFTIDLKLYKKMLALMVK; translated from the coding sequence ATGCGTTTTATTGTACTGGTATTGTCAGTAAATATAGTTAATTGTGGCAGTTTTCAACCGAAATCTCTTGTTGATATGTGTTTGCGTCCTGCGACACAAAAAATAATAAGAGATCTTGAGCGAGCTAATAATAATGTTCTTGATCTGGATAGTACAGAAGCTCAAGAATATATAGATGGGCTCAAGATATTACCTGCAGATATTATCAGAAAATTATCAATTGCAGCGTTGGGACAATTGTCGCCCAAAGAGCTTTGCCGTGTAATAACTCTCGATAACAAGGCGCTTGTTTGTGATGATTTATTTAGAGATCTCTACAGTAAAAGTATTTCTGCTTATGATATAAAAATTAAAAATGATAAAATAATAAGTGCGCTAAAAGCTCATACTATCTATGATGGTTGTATGTCGAATGATCATAAGTACTTTATTTTTCGGGGTAATTGCGATAAAGGTTATGTGATAGATCTGATGAGCGGAGATTATATTTTTACGTACGACGCTTGTAAAGCAGTTATGATTAATGGCCACGATTGCTTTTTTATGAATTTTAAAACTGTTGAAAAGTATAATATAGACTCACGCATACGTAATACCGTATATGAGCAGGCAAAAACTAGTTTTTTTAGAGATAAAATTATTTCTGTAGGCGATGGGATTGGCATTATAGAGCGTTCTTTTCACTATTATACAAATAATAATAGTTTGATTATTGTCGATAAAGATGGAAGTGCGAAAGCATTTCATGTAGCTGTTGATGATGATTTATTTATAAGTGATAAGAAAAATCTCATTGCCTTGGTTGCCAATGGTGTGCTTTCTGTTTATAAGCTTACACAAGATCTTTTGCAGCCTGTGGCAACTATTGTGCCGAATAAAAGTATTGCATCAATTACTTTTTCGCCCTGTAGCAACTATGTAGCATATGGTACAGATAAGACTGATGGTAATGTATATATTGTTGATATAAAAAGTAAGCAAACTATTGCTGTTATAACAGTCTGTAAAAAAAATACTTTTCCTATAGTTCGGTTATCATGGGCGAATGATAATGCATCATTAATTGTTGAAGATGGGCTAAGAAAGATTTTTACCATAGATTTAAAATTGTATAAAAAAATGCTGGCGTTGATGGTAAAATGA
- the gatA gene encoding Asp-tRNA(Asn)/Glu-tRNA(Gln) amidotransferase subunit GatA, which produces MKLAFSPLKTLHEKLVKKEISFIELRDFFYARFEKYDSKVGSALELFDKETVMPTIHTDSILSGVPGLIKDNICQQGRKLTCASKILENFVAPYDATVVKKLKEHGAVLMGRANMDEFAMGSSTETSAFKKTVNPWNSDCVPGGSSGGSAAAVAAGLIPWALGSETGGSVRQPAAFCGIVGMKPTYGLLSRYGLVAYCSSIDQIGVMTRTVEDNAIVLSAIAGHDSLDATSHKDPVDIYRTGMLTGALKKNLKIGVIDNALNAEGIDPEALILFNNTLKQFEQLGAEIVHLSLPTMDYGAAVYFMLSRAEAASNLSRFDGVRYGYRSPEADSLSDVYALTRQQGFGSEVKRRIFIGNYVLSAGHADQYYQSAKKVQCIMRAEFVEAFKNVDLLFAPTTPTTAFKFGAFNENRLQMDLQDYFTAPVNLVGMPAISLPCGFINNMPLGFQLIGPDFSESLIYQTAHAYEQSASWHTKYPEQFAE; this is translated from the coding sequence ATGAAACTCGCATTTTCACCTTTAAAGACATTACATGAAAAATTGGTAAAAAAAGAAATTTCTTTTATAGAGTTGAGAGATTTTTTCTATGCTCGATTTGAAAAATATGATAGCAAAGTTGGGTCGGCATTGGAGCTTTTTGATAAAGAAACAGTAATGCCAACGATACATACTGATAGTATTTTGTCGGGGGTGCCGGGCTTGATCAAAGATAATATTTGTCAGCAGGGTAGAAAGTTGACCTGTGCGTCTAAAATTTTGGAAAATTTTGTTGCTCCTTATGATGCTACGGTTGTTAAAAAACTTAAAGAGCACGGCGCTGTATTAATGGGGCGTGCTAATATGGATGAGTTTGCAATGGGCAGCTCAACCGAAACATCAGCTTTCAAAAAAACGGTTAATCCATGGAATTCTGATTGTGTCCCCGGTGGTTCGAGTGGCGGTTCTGCCGCTGCAGTTGCTGCGGGGCTTATTCCGTGGGCATTGGGGTCAGAAACAGGTGGGTCTGTTCGTCAGCCAGCGGCATTTTGTGGTATTGTGGGTATGAAACCTACATACGGGTTACTCTCACGATATGGGCTTGTGGCGTATTGTTCTTCGATTGACCAAATTGGTGTTATGACGCGAACGGTTGAGGACAATGCGATTGTTCTTTCCGCTATAGCGGGACATGATTCATTAGACGCAACGTCGCATAAAGATCCTGTTGATATATATCGTACTGGTATGTTAACGGGAGCTCTTAAAAAAAATCTAAAAATTGGCGTTATTGATAACGCACTTAATGCAGAGGGTATAGATCCGGAAGCTCTTATTCTTTTTAATAATACGCTCAAGCAGTTTGAACAGCTTGGTGCTGAGATAGTACATCTGTCATTACCGACTATGGATTATGGTGCGGCGGTGTATTTTATGTTGAGTAGGGCTGAAGCCGCTTCAAATTTATCTCGATTTGATGGGGTGCGCTATGGGTATCGTTCGCCTGAAGCGGATTCTCTTTCTGATGTGTATGCGTTGACGCGCCAGCAAGGTTTTGGCTCCGAGGTAAAACGACGAATTTTTATTGGCAACTATGTGTTATCGGCAGGTCATGCTGATCAATATTACCAAAGTGCCAAAAAAGTGCAGTGTATTATGCGGGCAGAATTTGTTGAAGCATTTAAGAATGTTGATCTTCTCTTTGCGCCAACAACTCCTACTACGGCATTTAAGTTTGGAGCTTTTAATGAAAATAGGTTACAAATGGATCTTCAGGATTATTTTACCGCACCGGTGAATCTTGTTGGCATGCCAGCTATATCGTTGCCCTGTGGATTTATTAATAATATGCCATTAGGGTTTCAATTGATCGGCCCAGATTTTTCTGAAAGTTTGATATATCAGACTGCTCATGCTTACGAACAAAGCGCGTCATGGCATACCAAATATCCAGAACAGTTTGCTGAATAA
- a CDS encoding Asp-tRNA(Asn)/Glu-tRNA(Gln) amidotransferase subunit GatC: MSKITREEILKLAQTSQINLSDAEVGQLIHDLDSVLTYASGLQAIAHSYGECALDNKTKNVTRPDSVVAYESHVLIEQAPLSEENFFVVPKIIK, from the coding sequence ATGTCAAAAATTACAAGGGAAGAAATTTTAAAATTAGCACAGACATCACAAATAAATCTGTCTGATGCTGAAGTGGGTCAACTAATTCATGATCTCGATTCAGTGTTAACATATGCTTCAGGCTTGCAAGCAATTGCGCACTCGTATGGAGAATGTGCACTTGATAACAAAACTAAAAATGTTACTCGACCTGATAGTGTCGTGGCTTATGAATCGCATGTTTTGATTGAACAGGCTCCCCTCTCTGAAGAAAATTTTTTCGTAGTTCCAAAAATTATTAAATAA
- a CDS encoding MATE family efflux transporter, which translates to MNNDRISFGESYSTLLRYFIPEFVTALLFSSLLNFIDATFIAHLQSTSLYATQGITSTLMHFIIKIAEGLSVGTLVISGHYNGLQDYRAVGRTVITALWVTFFLGACISLVIYFSAYQIYGLYNVPEKIMRHGASFLRLRAVSIFFAFMYFALIGFMRGIKNTRVPMMLFLFGSGIFIFFDYVLIFGAWGFPEMKLQGSACASIIQYAVMLCSAVAYIVWDKDMRKYSIGLYESLDMALAVNIIYLSWPVIIDKATLAAAKIWLAMLIAPMGKMILASFTVIKDMEQLAFVPAIACAQIITFLVSNDYSKKNWQGIIANIKKIIIISILMMFAIMLIFCLWPSCVIQCFDKKGVFTAFASQAFPLVSVLVFCDLLQLILSAALRGAGDVKTVMVVRLVVCLGFFFPVSYAISLLPLHGMLKFVLIYGSFYLNNGIMSIIYYYRLSGQAWKYQLHIKESGIGHVKNYKGRNFKISTDITNKSV; encoded by the coding sequence ATGAATAATGATCGGATATCTTTTGGTGAATCCTATAGTACGCTTTTACGTTATTTTATTCCTGAATTTGTAACAGCATTATTGTTTTCTTCTCTCCTTAATTTTATTGATGCAACATTTATTGCTCATTTACAGTCGACCTCTTTGTATGCGACACAGGGAATAACGAGTACGCTGATGCATTTTATCATCAAGATAGCAGAGGGGCTTTCTGTTGGGACCTTAGTTATCTCAGGTCATTATAATGGATTACAGGATTATCGTGCAGTGGGCCGGACTGTCATCACGGCATTATGGGTTACTTTTTTTTTGGGTGCTTGTATATCGTTGGTTATTTATTTTTCGGCATACCAGATATATGGGTTGTATAATGTTCCTGAAAAAATCATGCGTCATGGAGCATCCTTTTTGAGGCTTCGTGCGGTCAGTATCTTTTTTGCATTTATGTATTTTGCTCTTATCGGGTTTATGCGTGGCATTAAGAATACGCGTGTTCCTATGATGCTTTTCTTGTTTGGGAGCGGCATATTTATTTTTTTTGATTATGTTTTGATCTTTGGAGCTTGGGGATTTCCTGAAATGAAATTACAGGGATCAGCCTGTGCTTCTATTATTCAGTATGCGGTTATGCTGTGTTCTGCAGTGGCGTATATCGTTTGGGATAAAGATATGAGAAAATATAGTATAGGCCTATATGAATCGCTCGATATGGCATTGGCTGTGAATATTATATATCTCAGTTGGCCGGTTATTATTGATAAGGCTACGTTAGCAGCGGCAAAAATATGGTTAGCGATGTTGATAGCGCCTATGGGAAAGATGATTTTGGCAAGTTTTACTGTTATAAAAGATATGGAGCAGTTAGCATTTGTTCCTGCTATTGCGTGTGCTCAAATTATCACGTTTTTGGTAAGCAATGATTATAGTAAGAAAAATTGGCAGGGTATTATCGCCAATATAAAAAAAATAATAATTATCTCTATTCTTATGATGTTTGCGATTATGCTTATCTTTTGCCTGTGGCCATCGTGCGTTATACAATGTTTTGATAAAAAAGGCGTATTTACTGCCTTTGCATCACAAGCCTTTCCTCTGGTGAGTGTACTTGTTTTTTGCGATTTGCTACAATTAATTCTGTCCGCCGCATTGCGCGGTGCGGGTGATGTAAAGACGGTAATGGTAGTTAGGCTTGTTGTGTGTTTGGGGTTTTTCTTTCCTGTTTCATACGCAATTTCTCTTCTGCCGTTACATGGAATGCTTAAGTTTGTTCTTATTTATGGATCATTTTACCTTAATAATGGGATCATGAGCATTATTTATTATTATCGACTGAGCGGACAAGCATGGAAATATCAGTTACATATCAAAGAATCTGGAATAGGGCATGTCAAAAATTACAAGGGAAGAAATTTTAAAATTAGCACAGACATCACAAATAAATCTGTCTGA
- a CDS encoding RsmG family class I SAM-dependent methyltransferase translates to MSIWESFRQAHNLSHEQLNQFKIYYEKIMSVHELFNITAITELSSVIAYHFTDSLMIGSAIDMHALHTIVDVGTGAGFPGIPLKIKYPHLSLVLIEVSQKKIGFLQDVIASLSLDKCETSMDDWRTFLRKTHYDAQLFCSRASLHPDELVRMFKPSCVYKNARLAYWASTHYELGPVEKPFFEKEVSYTIKNKHRKFIFFINK, encoded by the coding sequence ATGTCTATATGGGAAAGTTTTCGTCAAGCACATAATTTATCGCACGAACAACTTAATCAATTCAAAATATATTATGAAAAGATTATGTCCGTCCATGAGCTTTTTAATATTACCGCAATAACAGAACTTTCCTCGGTTATTGCGTACCATTTTACCGATTCTTTGATGATTGGTAGCGCAATTGATATGCACGCATTACACACGATTGTTGATGTTGGAACGGGTGCTGGATTTCCTGGAATTCCCTTGAAAATTAAATATCCGCATCTGTCGCTCGTTTTGATCGAAGTTTCTCAGAAAAAGATTGGCTTTTTGCAGGATGTTATTGCGAGCTTGTCGCTTGATAAGTGTGAAACATCTATGGATGACTGGCGTACTTTTTTGAGAAAAACTCACTATGATGCACAATTGTTTTGTTCTCGAGCATCATTGCATCCGGATGAATTGGTAAGAATGTTTAAACCGTCATGCGTATACAAAAATGCTCGATTGGCGTATTGGGCGTCTACTCATTATGAATTGGGGCCCGTGGAGAAGCCTTTTTTTGAAAAAGAAGTATCATATACGATAAAAAATAAACATAGAAAGTTTATTTTTTTTATAAACAAGTAA
- a CDS encoding orotidine 5'-phosphate decarboxylase / HUMPS family protein — MKLQIAFDLLELDKALLIAHEIEDYTDILEVGSLLIYKYGDTAVKQFRQSFPNKIILADAKIADRGKEVVTIFAQAGADWVTVMAGTGRNVIHTACATAHDLGKKVMLDLLDTSSLGQSALEAKSLGVDALLFHKPSDDDAQLTFLDRWDMVRENTQLPIFISAPITRENIHELIAINPTGIIISKAITNADNPQEEARYFHKLIV, encoded by the coding sequence ATGAAATTACAAATCGCTTTTGACTTGCTAGAACTTGATAAAGCCCTTCTTATAGCTCATGAAATAGAAGACTATACAGATATTCTTGAAGTCGGCTCACTCCTTATTTACAAATATGGTGATACAGCAGTCAAACAGTTCAGACAGTCATTTCCCAACAAAATTATTCTCGCTGACGCAAAAATTGCTGATCGAGGTAAGGAAGTTGTAACTATTTTTGCACAAGCCGGAGCGGATTGGGTAACGGTTATGGCAGGTACAGGAAGAAATGTTATACATACAGCATGCGCAACAGCACATGATCTCGGAAAAAAGGTAATGCTCGATCTTTTAGACACAAGCTCTCTCGGACAATCAGCATTAGAAGCAAAAAGTCTTGGAGTCGATGCGCTTCTTTTTCACAAGCCTTCCGACGATGACGCACAGCTCACCTTCCTTGATCGATGGGACATGGTACGAGAAAATACACAGTTGCCTATTTTTATTTCGGCACCTATAACACGTGAAAATATTCACGAACTTATTGCCATTAATCCCACAGGAATCATCATCAGCAAAGCGATAACCAATGCTGATAATCCACAAGAAGAGGCTCGTTATTTTCACAAACTAATTGTTTAA